One window from the genome of Pyxicephalus adspersus chromosome 6, UCB_Pads_2.0, whole genome shotgun sequence encodes:
- the TCTN2 gene encoding tectonic-2, whose protein sequence is MAAAGAPGILVIGLAVMTAASSEAQSVTGFFPSTIFMSGPKVTSFLVTNATSFNISIAVITDTTSGPVERCNGNNNTENWAADYAGTQAVSNLYKIPLLDKKIHNCFPYYFTDNKTVIPNQVYQPLGSCPCNLTAGACDILCCCDQALSPSGTPSFNLSFQSIVQTLIGGYKEGNPIIITQNGFTDYFTIPQKSTIGTCVNSAPVAYLQDFSVTCVTDITACSDVLTVDLNAQVNPGNGGPITLTVQTQNTSVDIVNTGAALPQAMQCDVVVSADYTFIWNANVIKEVRVSIVTANISLTHQAKLSQRFTATFLTNNITSDVLSGNPGYQVGKPVIVGNGSVPFTKSTLNVWKPVGEGLCSTTAQTPVLFGQNLFSGCRFEVVNENCAQLREKVLQFLRSLVTVNYIAMRGNSNISDPSEWVSIIYELPSATCTGNCAAERVMCLKVPSNMNIEIITAVTGAVEGIPQEEILAAKVSFSTINVECMSACNLTLPLTNSVQLIQVPAQSPPTITRFKTNYTEYDCEKNDVCWQKLAYPFTKYYTGEPYHLTLAKGMILVFFFISAAVLGGPWNRIRKAWNRKV, encoded by the exons ATGGCGGCCGCGGGGGCTCCCGGGATTCTTGTCATCGGGTTGGCGGTGATGACGGCGGCGTCGTCAGAGGCACAGAGTGTTACCG GCTTCTTTCCTTCTACAATATTTATGTCTGGACCCAAAGTGACTTCATTCCTTGTTACAAATGCAACTTCTTTCAATATATCCATTGCTGTCATTACAGATACAA CTTCAGGACCTGTGGAAAGATGCAATGGGAATAATAATACAGAGAACTGGGCTGCAGATTATGCTGGGACACAAGCCGTGAGTAACCTATATAAAATACCATTACTGGACAAAAAGATACATaattgttttccttat tattttacagataataaaacagtGATACCCAATCAAGTGTACCAACCTCTAGGATCCTGTCCATGTAACCTGACAGCTGGAGCGTGTGACATTCTCTGCTGCTGTGATCAG GCTTT AAGCCCTTCAGGGACTCCATCTTTCAATCTAAGCTTCCAGTCCATTGTTCAAACATTGATTGGTGGGTATAAAGAAGGAAATCCCATTATAATAACACAGAATGGCTTCACTGACTATTTTACTATTCCACAG aaatctaCCATTGGAACCTGTGTGAATTCTGCTCCTGTAGCTTACTTACAGGATTTCAGTGTTACATGTGTTACTGATATAACTGCATGTTCAGATGTTCTTACAGTAGACTTGAATGCACAGGTAAACCCAGGGAATGGAG GTCCTATCACTCTAACAGTACAGACTCAGAACACGAGTGTGGACATTGTTAATACAG GAGCTGCCCTACCTCAAGCCATGCAATGTGATGTTGTTGTGTCGGCAGACTACACATTCATTTGGAATGCCAATGTAATAAAAGAAGTTCGAGTCTCCATCGTTACAGCTAACATAAGCTTGACTCATCAGG CAAAGCTATCACAGCGATTTACAGCTACCTTTCTAACCAATAATATTACATCAGATGTACTCTCAGGAAATCCAG GTTATCAAGTTGGAAAGCCAGTTATAGTTGGTAATGGAAGCGTTCCATTCACTAAAAGTACTCTGAACGTCTGGAAGCCTG TTGGAGAAGGTTTATGTTCTACAACTGCACAGACACCTGTCTTGTTTGGACAAAATTTATTTTCTGGATGCCGCTTTGAAGTTGTTAATGAAAACTGTGCTCAACTAAG GGAGAAAGTACTACAGTTTCTGCGATCGCTGGTTACAGTCAATTACATTGCAATGAGAGGCAATTCAAATATCAGTGACCCAAGTGAATGGGTATCAATAATTT ATGAGTTACCCAGTGCTACGTGTACAGGCAACTGTGCTGCAGAAAGAGTGATGTGTTTAAAGGTTCCATCGAACATGAACATTGAAATCATAACCGCTGTGACAGGTGCAGTGGAAGGAATTCCACAGGAAGAAATTCTAGCTGCCAAAGTCAG tTTCTCAACTATTAATGTGGAGTGCATGTCTGCCTGTAACTTGACTCTGCCACTCACAAACTCTGTGCAATTAATCCAAGTTCCAGCTCAGTCACCTCCTACTATTACAAG ATTCAAAACAAATTACACAGAATATGATTGTGAGAAGAATGACGTGTGCTGGCAAAAACTTGCCTATCCTTTTACTAAATACTACACAG ggGAGCCTTACCATCTAACTCTAGCTAAGGGAATGATCctggtttttttctttataagtgCCGCAGTTCTAGGAGGTCCGTGGAACAGAATACGTAAAGCCTGGAATAGAAAAGTGTAA
- the RSRC2 gene encoding arginine/serine-rich coiled-coil protein 2 isoform X1 gives MASSDTDHDGGSLDSCSPTLEKRMEECDPSKSPATYRQYSRSRSRERKRKTDHEGKKRRSRSKEGRRHASKEKSSKKHRSDDIIDRDHSERVRERLNSTENGEERHRRKDRRASRGKSYSRSKSRERRHRSRSRERKKSRSRSRERKRRPRSRSGSRTRHRHKSKSRSPPREKKKRPEKPRRHSRSRSRTPPSPPAFRGRNTAMDAQEALARRLERAKKLQEQREKELVEKQKHQEIAAGETVAVAGGGSVINVAALLASGTQVTPQIAMAAQMAAMQAKALAETGISVPSYYNPAAVNPMRFAEQEKKRKMLWQGKKEGDKSQSAEIWEKLNFGNKDQNVKFRKLMGIKKEDEAGTSTVNTESYKTLKQQEEVFRNLDAQYEMARSQTHTQRGMGLGFTSSMRGMDAV, from the exons ATGGCG tcgAGTGATACAGATCACGATGGAGGCTCCCTGGATAGCTGCTCACCTACATTAGAAAAACGAATGGAAGAATGTGATCCATCAAAGTCCCCTGCAACATACAGACAATATTCGAGGTCGCGTTCAAGAGAACGCAAACGGAAGACTG ATCACGAAGGGAAGAAACGCCGGAGTCGAAGCAAAGAG GGTCGAAGACATGCGTCCAAAGAGAAATCGTCAAAGAAACACCGTTCTGACGACATAATTGACAGAGATCATTCAGAGAGAGTCAGAGAACGGCTTAATTCAACAGAAAATGGTGAAGAAAGACATCGTCGCAAGGATCGGAGGGCATCTAGAGGCAAAAGTTATTCCAGGTCCAAATCACGTGAAAG ACGACATCGTAGCAGGAGTCGTGAAAGGAAAAAATCCCGTTCAAGGAGCCGAGAAAGGAAGCGACGACCCCGTTCACGATCAGGATCCAGAACCAGACACCGTCACAAGAGCAAAAGTAGAAGTCCTCCgagggagaaaaagaagagaCCAGAAAAACCAAGAAGGCATAGTAGGAGTCGAAGTCGAACACCACCAAGCCCACCAGCTTTTAGAGGGAGAAATACTGCTATGGATGCTCAAGAAGCTTTGGCTAGGAG GTTAGAGAGAGCTAAAAAACTACAGGAACAGCGTGAAAAAGAATTGGTTGAAAAGCAGAAACATCAAGAAATTGCAGCAGGTGAGACAG ttgctgTTGCAGGTGGTGGATCTGTTATCAATGTAGCAGCTTTATTGGCCTCAGGAACACAAGTCACCCCTCAAATTGCCATGGCAGCACAAATGGCTGCTATGCAAGCAAAGGCATTGGCAGAGACTGGCATTTCTGTTCCTAGCTATTATAATCCAGCAGCTGTAAATCCAATGAGGTTTGCAGAGCAAGAAAAGAAACGGAAGATGCTTTGGCAAGGCAAGAAGGAAGGG GATAAATCTCAGTCAGCAGAAATCTGGGAGAAGCTAAATTTTGGAAACAAGGACCAAAATGTTAAGTTCAGAAAATTAATGGGAATAAAG AAGGAAGATGAAGCTGGTACTAGTACAGTAAATACAGAAAGCTACAAAACTCTCAAGCAGCAAGAAGAGGTTTTCCGAAACCTGGATGCTCAGTATGAGATGGCAAGATCACAGACTCACACCCAGAGAGGCATGGGCTTGGGTTTTACATCATCAATGCGTGGAATGGATGCTGTTTGA
- the RSRC2 gene encoding arginine/serine-rich coiled-coil protein 2 isoform X2 produces MASSDTDHDGGSLDSCSPTLEKRMEECDPSKSPATYRQYSRSRSRERKRKTDHEGKKRRSRSKEGRRHASKEKSSKKHRSDDIIDRDHSERVRERLNSTENGEERHRRKDRRASRGKSYSRSKSRERRHRSRSRERKKSRSRSRERKRRPRSRSGSRTRHRHKSKSRSPPREKKKRPEKPRRHSRSRSRTPPSPPAFRGRNTAMDAQEALARRLERAKKLQEQREKELVEKQKHQEIAAVAVAGGGSVINVAALLASGTQVTPQIAMAAQMAAMQAKALAETGISVPSYYNPAAVNPMRFAEQEKKRKMLWQGKKEGDKSQSAEIWEKLNFGNKDQNVKFRKLMGIKKEDEAGTSTVNTESYKTLKQQEEVFRNLDAQYEMARSQTHTQRGMGLGFTSSMRGMDAV; encoded by the exons ATGGCG tcgAGTGATACAGATCACGATGGAGGCTCCCTGGATAGCTGCTCACCTACATTAGAAAAACGAATGGAAGAATGTGATCCATCAAAGTCCCCTGCAACATACAGACAATATTCGAGGTCGCGTTCAAGAGAACGCAAACGGAAGACTG ATCACGAAGGGAAGAAACGCCGGAGTCGAAGCAAAGAG GGTCGAAGACATGCGTCCAAAGAGAAATCGTCAAAGAAACACCGTTCTGACGACATAATTGACAGAGATCATTCAGAGAGAGTCAGAGAACGGCTTAATTCAACAGAAAATGGTGAAGAAAGACATCGTCGCAAGGATCGGAGGGCATCTAGAGGCAAAAGTTATTCCAGGTCCAAATCACGTGAAAG ACGACATCGTAGCAGGAGTCGTGAAAGGAAAAAATCCCGTTCAAGGAGCCGAGAAAGGAAGCGACGACCCCGTTCACGATCAGGATCCAGAACCAGACACCGTCACAAGAGCAAAAGTAGAAGTCCTCCgagggagaaaaagaagagaCCAGAAAAACCAAGAAGGCATAGTAGGAGTCGAAGTCGAACACCACCAAGCCCACCAGCTTTTAGAGGGAGAAATACTGCTATGGATGCTCAAGAAGCTTTGGCTAGGAG GTTAGAGAGAGCTAAAAAACTACAGGAACAGCGTGAAAAAGAATTGGTTGAAAAGCAGAAACATCAAGAAATTGCAGCAG ttgctgTTGCAGGTGGTGGATCTGTTATCAATGTAGCAGCTTTATTGGCCTCAGGAACACAAGTCACCCCTCAAATTGCCATGGCAGCACAAATGGCTGCTATGCAAGCAAAGGCATTGGCAGAGACTGGCATTTCTGTTCCTAGCTATTATAATCCAGCAGCTGTAAATCCAATGAGGTTTGCAGAGCAAGAAAAGAAACGGAAGATGCTTTGGCAAGGCAAGAAGGAAGGG GATAAATCTCAGTCAGCAGAAATCTGGGAGAAGCTAAATTTTGGAAACAAGGACCAAAATGTTAAGTTCAGAAAATTAATGGGAATAAAG AAGGAAGATGAAGCTGGTACTAGTACAGTAAATACAGAAAGCTACAAAACTCTCAAGCAGCAAGAAGAGGTTTTCCGAAACCTGGATGCTCAGTATGAGATGGCAAGATCACAGACTCACACCCAGAGAGGCATGGGCTTGGGTTTTACATCATCAATGCGTGGAATGGATGCTGTTTGA